The DNA window TGCGGATCGGGACGCCGAACGGCGTGTTGGAGCCCGGACAGCTCCGCGTCGTCGGCGAGATCGCCGACGAGTACGCGCGCGGACCGGGAACGAACCCGATCTTCGGCGACGCCTACGCCGACTTCACGACTCGCCAGTCGATCCAGCTCCACTGGATCGAGCTGTCGGACGTGCCCGCGATCTTCGAAAAGCTGGAGGAGAACGGCCTCTCCACCCAGCAGGCCTGCGGCGACTCCTGGCGGAACATCGTCGGAAACCCCGTGGCCGGCAAGGACGGCCAGGAGGTGATCGACGCCTGGCCCGTCATCCGCGACCTCAACGAGACGTTCAAAGGGAACGACGACCACGCGAACCTCCCGCGGAAGTGGAAGGTGTCCGTGACCGGCTCCGCGGACGGCTCCGGGCAGGGCGACATCAACGACCTCGCGTTCGAGCCGGCGTACAAGGCGGTTGACGGGAACGGCAGCGGGAGCGACGGGAGCGGCGACGGCGGCGAGGACGCCGTCGGTTTCAACGTCCGCGTCGGCGGCGGGCTCGCGCGCAACGAGCCCCGGTTCGCCCGCGACATCGACGTCTGGGTGCCCCCCGAGCGGGTGTCCGACGTGGCCGGCGGGCTCTCCGCGCTGTTCCGCGACCACGGCGACCGCGAGGACCGCTACAACGCGCGGATCAAGTTCCTCGTCGACGAGTGGGGTCCGGAGCGGGTCCGCGAGACGCTCCAGGCCGACTACGTCGACTTCGAGCTCGAGACCGCCGGTCGCGACGTCCGCGAGGAGTACACCTACAACGCGGGCGAGGGCGAGCGCAACGACCTGGTCGGCGTCCACGACCAGAAGGACGGCCGGAACTTCGTCGGCCTGAACGTCCTCGTCGGGCGGATGGGCGCGGCCGACGTGCTCGAACTCGCCGACCTGGCCGCGGAGTACGGCTCCGGCGAGGTGCGGCTCTCCCAGCGGCAGAACGTGGTCGTGACCGATGTACCCGACGAGGAGTTGGACGACTTCCTCGCCGAGGACCTGCTCGAACACTACTCGCCGTCCCCCTCACCGTTCATGCGCGGCTCGGTCGCGTGTACCGGCACCGAGTTCTGCTCGCTCTCCATCGTCGAGACGAAGAACCGGCAGGTCCGGTTCGCCCGGTGGCTGAAGGAGAACGCCGAGCTTCCCGACGAGGTCGAGGAGTTCCACGTCCACCTCTCCGGCTGTACCGCCTCGTGCGCGCAGCCGCAGATCGCGGACGTGAGCCTCCGCGGGATGAAGACCCGGAAGGACGGCGAGCCGGTGGAGGCGCTCGACGTGGGGCTCGGCGGCGGGCTCGGCGAGGAACCGGGGTTCGCCCGCTGGGTCACCCAGCGCGTGCCCGCCGACGAGGTCCCCGGCGCGATCGCCAACCTGCTCGAGGGCTTCGCCGACGAGCGCGAGGCGGGCGAGTCGTTCCGGGCGTTCGTCGCCCGCCACGACGACGAGGAGCTCGACGCGCTCGTCGATCCCGAGGAGACGGACTACGAGGACCCGATGATGCACAACACGAAGCGCACCTGGTACCCGTACGCCGAGGACGACGCGCTCGACGACGCCCCGCCGGTGCCGGCGGACGACTGAGATGACGGGT is part of the Halorubrum aethiopicum genome and encodes:
- a CDS encoding nitrite/sulfite reductase → MPTDVENWKSEVYGNEIREHLFEFAERGFDSIPDDERDAWFERFKWWGLYHQRNGQEGYFMMRIGTPNGVLEPGQLRVVGEIADEYARGPGTNPIFGDAYADFTTRQSIQLHWIELSDVPAIFEKLEENGLSTQQACGDSWRNIVGNPVAGKDGQEVIDAWPVIRDLNETFKGNDDHANLPRKWKVSVTGSADGSGQGDINDLAFEPAYKAVDGNGSGSDGSGDGGEDAVGFNVRVGGGLARNEPRFARDIDVWVPPERVSDVAGGLSALFRDHGDREDRYNARIKFLVDEWGPERVRETLQADYVDFELETAGRDVREEYTYNAGEGERNDLVGVHDQKDGRNFVGLNVLVGRMGAADVLELADLAAEYGSGEVRLSQRQNVVVTDVPDEELDDFLAEDLLEHYSPSPSPFMRGSVACTGTEFCSLSIVETKNRQVRFARWLKENAELPDEVEEFHVHLSGCTASCAQPQIADVSLRGMKTRKDGEPVEALDVGLGGGLGEEPGFARWVTQRVPADEVPGAIANLLEGFADEREAGESFRAFVARHDDEELDALVDPEETDYEDPMMHNTKRTWYPYAEDDALDDAPPVPADD